The following coding sequences lie in one Pelomicrobium methylotrophicum genomic window:
- a CDS encoding transposase has protein sequence MADHFVWIPKDGRRVLVGGGGGDRLQGAHRRMLRPLRLSAVGFGDGYRSCSLLRVAPPRWAPATIVGLLKGDTSRKLRERFPKLKHLCVARNSSGRKHTMWERR, from the coding sequence ATCGCCGATCACTTCGTGTGGATACCGAAGGATGGGCGCAGGGTTCTGGTTGGAGGAGGAGGGGGAGACCGCCTGCAAGGCGCTCATCGCCGAATGCTGCGACCACTACGGCTTTCGGCTGTTGGCTTTGGAGACGGATATCGATCATGTTCATTGCTTCGTGTCGCTCCGCCCCGATGGGCTCCGGCAACCATCGTGGGCCTGCTCAAGGGCGACACCTCCCGTAAGCTGCGGGAGCGATTCCCAAAGCTCAAGCACCTCTGTGTGGCCAGGAACAGCTCTGGACGCAAGCATACGATGTGGGAACGGAGATAA